A genomic region of Thunnus albacares chromosome 2, fThuAlb1.1, whole genome shotgun sequence contains the following coding sequences:
- the LOC122996547 gene encoding ankyrin-1-like, with the protein MHALSIIDLQPQAQPVPDELVAKLLGNQANFSPVVTVEPRRRKFHRPIGLRIPLPPSWRDSPRDSGEGDTTSLRLLCSVIGGTAPAQWEDITGTTKLVYANDCASFTTNVSARFWLADCPRTAEAVSFANLLYRELSAVPYMAKFVVFAKMNELREGRLRCYCMTDDKMDKTLEQHENFTEVARSRDIEVMEGMPLHLECSGNLVPVRKATQQPRCFSFQAFRDNRLPVSVKVRDSSKEPTGFLSFLRKSTKYEDSQHVLCNLNITMPPCIKIIGSEDRRRTLTPLALRERYSALNEPAMASMSAMERTELKMAVIAEQLGLSWAELARELQLSVDDINKIRVENPNSLLEQSSALLNLWATREGKRAKMESLYTALKSIDRMDIVNMLEGQPPQPARQGSRDLSRRRNNEREHISPGMTNGYGLAQDELLSPASMQYSLPSPLGAEPYWQEVSSLDCAPIATTEEDTLMEMSDVQVWPSGNSPSLVPVEDSSLECSNADDSEGLLGLPYGSLGRPASQASAASGGGGVLSGSIELPEDDSEMGVDSLSTATPASLGGTIAGINLNGLNNGQGSEASSEVSAVTSTTGGDAGGGGGGGGTGSEEGLSLVAGQQRVYARLSESPGLSCVADRNGDRSGNGGNGGGGGSFLSYLQEQTGPGWIPVTDPTQAWVGNPPKPRQAIDNMMSSVRNAMEGDQSHVSQEALLQPVRDMGHSEILRGHFRGTQPFEKGLGFPHRVPELRAWDDVRLKGQVRNLPLPCTMRDIFVLYISHTETTHFRAGKCCVDFNCSHAKPENAD; encoded by the exons ATGCACGCCCTCTCCATCATTGACTTACAACCTCAGGCACAGCCAGTTCCAGATGAGCTGGTTGCAAAGCTGTTGGGTAACCAGGCAAACTTTAGCCCTGTGGTGACTGTGGAGCCTCGGCGGCGCAAGTTTCACCGACCCATTGGCCTGCGTATACCCCTGCCCCCGTCCTGGAGGGATAGCCCCCGAGACTCTGGGGAGGGCGACACCACCAGTCTGCGTCTGCTTTGCTCTGTCATAG GAGGCACAGCCCCAGCCCAATGGGAGGACATTACTGGCACCACCAAGCTTGTCTATGCTAATGACTGTGCCAGTTTTACAACCAATGTGTCAGCAAG ATTCTGGCTCGCAGACTGTCCTCGGACAGCCGAGGCTGTTTCCTTTGCCAACCTGCTCTACAGAGAGCTGTCAGCTGTACCCTACATGGCCAAGTTTGTGGTGTTTGCTAAGATGAATGAGTTGCGCGAGGGCCGCTTGCGCTGCTACTGCATGACTGATGACAAGATGGATAAAACCCTGGAACAGCATGAGAACTTCACAGAGGTGGCCCGCAGCAGAGACATAGAG GTGATGGAGGGAATGCCGCTTCACCTGGAGTGTTCGGGGAATCTTGTGCCAGTGAGGAAGGCCACCCAGCAGCCTCGTTGCTTCAGCTTCCAGGCCTTCAGAGATAACCGACTTCCTGTCTCTGTTAAG GTGAGAGACAGCAGTAAAGAGCCCACTGGATTTCTGTCCTTCCTGCGCAAGTCCACCAAGTATGAAGACAGCCAGCATGTGCTCTGTAACCTCAACATTACCATGCCTCCATGTATCAAG ATTATTGGAAGTGAAGACCGGAGGCGAACTCTGACCCCGCTGGCTTTAAGAGAAAGATACAGCGCTCTTAATGAACCAGCCATGG CATCGATGAGTGCCATGGAGAGGACAGAGCTGAAGATGGCTGTGATTGCAGAACAGCTGGGATTGAGCTGGGCTG AGTTGGCACGTGAGCTTCAGCTCAGTGTGGATGACATCAACAAGATTCGCGTGGAGAATCCAAACTCCCTGCTGGAGCAGAGCTCTGCACTGCTCAACCTGTGGGCTACCCGCGAGGGCAAAAGGGCCAAGA TGGAGAGCTTGTACACGGCTCTGAAGAGTATTGACCGCATGGACATAGTTAACATGTTGGAGGGCCAACCACCTCAGCCTGCGAGACAAGGCTCCCGTGATCTAAGCAGACGCCGAAACAACGAGAGAGAGCACATCTCCCCTGGTATGACCAATG GTTATGGTCTCGCGCAGGACGAGCTTCTCTCACCGGCCTCCATGCAGTACAGCCTGCCCTCCCCACTGGGCGCTGAGCCATACTGGCAGGAAGTCTCCAGTCTGGACTGTGCACCCATTGCCACTACAGAAGAGGACACCCTCATGGAGATGTCTGATGTGCAGGTGTGGCCCTCAGGCAACAGCCCCTCCCTGGTGCCTGTGGAGGACTCCTCGCTGGAGTGCAGCAATGCTGATGATTCAGAAGGTCTGCTGGGGCTGCCATATGGAAGTCTGGGTCGGCCGGCCAGTCAGGCCAGCGCAGCCAGTGGAGGGGGTGGGGTGCTGAGTGGCTCCATTGAGCTGCCCGAAGACGATTCAGAGATGGGTGTTGACTCGCTCAGCACTGCCACGCCGGCCTCGCTTGGGGGCACCATCGCTGGGATCAATCTTAACGGGCTGAACAATGGTCAGGGGTCAGAGGCAAGTTCGGAGGTATCAGCTGTCACTAGTACGACTGGTGGagatgctggaggaggaggaggtggaggagggacGGGCTCAGAGGAAGGGCTTTCTCTTGTTGCAGGACAGCAAAGGGTGTATGCACGGCTGAGTGAGTCACCTGGTCTGAGCTGTGTTGCTGATCGGAATGGAGACAG GTCAGGTAACGGTGGAAACGGAGGTGGGGGTGGCTCTTTCCTTTCCTacctgcaggaacagacaggcCCAGGGTGGATCCCTGTCACTGACCCTACTCAGGCCTGGGTGGGCAATCCACCTAAACCCAGGCAGGCCATCGACAACATGATGTCATCGGTACGTAATGCCATGGAAGGAGACCAATCCCATGTGTCCCAGGAGGCCTTGCTTCAGCCTGTGAGGGACATGGGGCACTCTGAGATCTTACGGGGGCACTTCAGAGGTACCCAGCCATTTGAGAAGGGTTTGGGCTTCCCACACAGGGTACCAGAGCTGAGGGCCTGGGACGACGTGCGCCTAAAGGGCCAGGTGAGGAATTTACCTCTCCCATGCACAATGAGAGACATTTTTGTCCTCTACATCAGTCATACAGAAACTACACATTTTAGGGCAGGTAAATGCTGTGTAGACTTCAACTGTAGTCATGCAAAGCCAGAAAATGCAGACTGA